Proteins encoded within one genomic window of Crocosphaera sp. UHCC 0190:
- a CDS encoding glycosyltransferase gives MRYALVHEWLTPKATGGSELVVKEILKHLEADLYALIDFESTNPQSYLYGRVIGRTFLQNFPLARNGVQKYLPLLPLAIEQLDLRDYDVILSSSHAVAKGVLSSPHQPHICYCHTPMRYAWDLTFDYLHNSQAGKGIPGILTRYILHSLRQWDVISANRVDYFIANSHHTARRIWRCYRRQAKVIYPPVDLKRFPFTPQKEEFYVTVSRLVSYKKIALIVRAFNQLGYPLIIIGDGPDLPKIRQMAQSNVKVLGAQDDSVVEQYMTQAKAFVYAACEDFGIALVEAQACGTPVIAYGGGGALETVIDIRQNLDKGTGILFSPQTPQALEQAVETFEKFQHQIDPESCRRQAAKFTPKIFETSYLTFLDQCCQDFKQKSSITNFRFM, from the coding sequence ATGAGATATGCGCTAGTGCATGAGTGGTTGACCCCAAAAGCCACAGGGGGGTCAGAATTGGTGGTTAAAGAGATTTTAAAGCACCTGGAAGCGGATTTATACGCGTTGATTGATTTTGAGTCTACCAACCCTCAGAGCTATCTTTATGGTCGTGTGATTGGCCGTACCTTTTTACAAAATTTTCCTTTAGCTCGCAATGGCGTACAAAAATACTTGCCATTGCTGCCCTTGGCGATCGAACAATTAGATCTCAGAGACTATGATGTGATTCTGTCTTCTTCCCATGCCGTGGCCAAAGGGGTTCTTAGCAGTCCCCATCAACCTCATATCTGTTACTGTCATACCCCTATGCGCTACGCCTGGGACTTAACCTTTGATTATTTGCATAATTCCCAGGCAGGTAAGGGTATCCCAGGCATTTTGACCCGCTATATCTTACACAGTCTGCGTCAATGGGATGTCATTTCAGCCAACCGTGTTGATTATTTTATCGCCAATTCCCATCATACCGCCCGTCGCATTTGGCGTTGTTACCGTCGTCAAGCGAAAGTGATTTATCCACCTGTTGATTTGAAACGCTTTCCCTTCACTCCCCAGAAAGAAGAGTTTTATGTGACAGTTTCCCGATTGGTTAGTTATAAAAAAATTGCTTTAATCGTGCGGGCTTTTAATCAATTAGGTTATCCTTTAATTATTATTGGTGACGGGCCTGATCTCCCAAAAATTCGCCAAATGGCTCAGTCTAATGTCAAAGTCCTAGGAGCGCAAGATGATTCCGTGGTTGAGCAATATATGACTCAAGCTAAAGCATTTGTTTATGCTGCCTGTGAAGACTTTGGTATTGCGCTAGTGGAAGCCCAGGCTTGTGGAACCCCAGTCATTGCTTATGGAGGTGGTGGTGCGCTAGAAACTGTGATCGATATTCGTCAAAACTTAGACAAGGGGACAGGAATTTTATTTTCTCCCCAAACTCCTCAAGCTTTGGAACAAGCCGTTGAAACTTTTGAAAAGTTTCAGCATCAAATTGATCCAGAGAGTTGTCGCCGACAAGCGGCAAAATTTACTCCAAAAATCTTTGAAACGTCCTATTTGACTTTCTTAGACCAGTGTTGTCAGGACTTTAAGCAAAAAAGTTCGATAACAAATTTTCGATTTATGTGA
- a CDS encoding glycosyltransferase family 2 protein has protein sequence MPKEYWIDNDLESDLDPLSSLLSEWSDPEEEEEEFRSDFFQGLSGRRQKAAFVLMAIWGVTLGLNVVAWGTWLVLGLICLFSLQASRLIFAKPEPIAEPLSDEGLASAPSVSLLVAAKNEEAVIRQLVTQLCSLDYPTEKYDLWVIDDHSTDQTPEILDQLAQQYPQLNIIHRPAGAEGGKSGALNEVFSKTQGDIIAVFDADAKVSQDLLRRVVPLFETKEMGAVQVRKSIANAALNFWTKGQAAEMALDSFFQQQRIALGGIGELRGNGQFVRRSALISCGGWNEQTITDDLDLTMRLHLDHWKIGFLTDPTVEEEAVTTAKALWHQRNRWAEGGYQRYLDYWRFIINQPMGWRKKLDLISFILMQYLLPTAAVPDFIMAITRHRLPILSPLTALMLSLSLWGMFTGLRRSQKPEKVNIFEIFQLWWQSLRGMLYLTHWLIIMPCVTMRMSIRPKRLKWVKTVHEGTAEESFEF, from the coding sequence ATGCCAAAAGAATATTGGATAGACAACGATCTAGAGTCAGATTTAGATCCTCTCAGTTCCCTGTTATCCGAATGGTCTGATCCTGAAGAGGAAGAAGAAGAATTTAGAAGCGACTTTTTCCAAGGGTTATCGGGAAGACGCCAAAAAGCCGCCTTTGTCTTAATGGCTATTTGGGGCGTTACCCTAGGACTTAACGTAGTTGCCTGGGGAACTTGGCTGGTTTTGGGCTTAATCTGCCTATTTAGCCTTCAAGCTTCCCGTCTAATCTTCGCCAAACCTGAACCCATAGCCGAACCCTTATCAGATGAAGGTTTAGCCTCAGCCCCCTCTGTCTCCTTATTAGTTGCCGCTAAAAATGAAGAAGCAGTCATCCGTCAATTAGTGACCCAACTTTGTAGTTTAGACTATCCCACCGAAAAATACGATCTTTGGGTAATTGATGACCATAGTACCGATCAAACCCCAGAAATTCTTGACCAACTTGCCCAACAATATCCCCAATTAAATATTATTCATCGTCCTGCGGGGGCAGAAGGAGGCAAGTCAGGGGCCTTAAATGAAGTATTTTCTAAAACCCAAGGCGACATCATCGCTGTGTTTGATGCTGATGCCAAAGTCTCTCAAGACTTGTTAAGACGGGTTGTTCCCCTCTTTGAAACCAAAGAAATGGGGGCCGTACAAGTGCGGAAAAGCATTGCTAATGCTGCCCTGAATTTTTGGACGAAAGGACAAGCAGCAGAAATGGCTTTAGATAGTTTTTTTCAGCAACAGCGCATTGCCCTAGGAGGTATTGGGGAATTACGGGGTAATGGTCAATTTGTGCGCCGTAGTGCCTTAATTAGCTGTGGGGGATGGAATGAACAAACCATTACCGATGATTTAGACTTAACCATGCGTTTACATCTGGATCATTGGAAAATTGGCTTTTTAACTGATCCTACCGTAGAGGAAGAAGCCGTAACGACAGCCAAAGCCCTGTGGCATCAACGAAACCGTTGGGCAGAAGGGGGTTATCAACGCTATTTAGATTATTGGCGATTTATTATTAATCAGCCCATGGGATGGCGGAAAAAATTAGATCTGATCTCATTTATTTTAATGCAGTATCTTTTACCCACTGCGGCGGTTCCTGATTTCATTATGGCCATAACCCGTCATCGTTTACCGATCTTAAGTCCTTTGACGGCTTTAATGTTATCCCTGTCTTTGTGGGGAATGTTTACGGGGTTACGTCGTAGCCAAAAACCCGAAAAAGTCAACATTTTTGAGATTTTTCAATTATGGTGGCAAAGTTTACGAGGAATGTTGTATCTGACGCACTGGTTAATTATTATGCCCTGTGTCACCATGCGGATGTCCATTCGTCCTAAACGCTTAAAATGGGTAAAAACTGTTCATGAAGGCACGGCAGAAGAAAGTTTTGAATTTTAA
- a CDS encoding histidine phosphatase family protein: protein MSLKLYFLRHGETTASQTGTYCGRLDIELTEAGEKMAEDFARFYQNIEWKGVYCSPLQRAIKTAKPLCDQLGMQMQLRPGLKEIYYGEWEGKTPDQVNREFHDDYVRWLADPGWNSPNGGEKGIDIARRSSEVLEEIECTHKSGHVLVVSHKATIRIMLCSLLGIDIGRYRDRIAMSVARVSIVEIAENGPLVHIMGDCSHLREELRHRHGT, encoded by the coding sequence ATGAGCTTAAAACTTTACTTTCTTAGACATGGTGAAACCACTGCCAGTCAAACCGGAACCTATTGCGGCAGACTTGATATTGAACTTACGGAAGCCGGGGAAAAAATGGCAGAAGACTTTGCCAGATTCTATCAAAATATTGAATGGAAAGGGGTTTATTGTAGTCCTTTACAACGAGCGATCAAGACAGCAAAACCTCTCTGCGATCAACTGGGAATGCAAATGCAGCTTCGCCCTGGACTGAAAGAGATTTATTATGGAGAATGGGAAGGAAAAACCCCTGATCAAGTCAACCGAGAATTTCATGATGATTATGTGCGCTGGTTAGCTGATCCTGGTTGGAATAGTCCCAATGGTGGGGAAAAAGGTATTGACATCGCCCGTCGTAGCTCCGAAGTTCTCGAAGAAATTGAATGTACTCACAAGAGTGGCCATGTCTTGGTCGTTTCCCACAAAGCTACCATCCGCATTATGCTATGTTCCTTATTGGGAATTGATATTGGAAGATACCGCGATCGCATTGCCATGTCAGTGGCCCGGGTGAGCATTGTGGAAATAGCCGAAAATGGCCCCTTAGTTCATATTATGGGTGATTGCTCCCATCTTAGAGAAGAATTGCGCCATCGTCACGGAACTTAA